In Tubulanus polymorphus chromosome 2, tnTubPoly1.2, whole genome shotgun sequence, a single window of DNA contains:
- the LOC141900708 gene encoding gamma-interferon-inducible lysosomal thiol reductase-like, producing MTMKVLYVILLFSGCFVYSQSAAAVPCSYPPQQWCESFYIANECKVVDQCLQWLQKQNPIAEAPAVNLELYYEYLCPGCMMFWQSQLWPTWNKIGHIMNITLTPYGNANEQRNGDKWVFECQHGPHECEGNLYETCAIHLLKDFHVYFPFLNCLEQYNLDPMESALQKCTKQWKVDLSALKKCYNSALGNMLEHEMALRTPIDHKYVPWIVINGVHTETQQHKAESDLLNLICDTYTGPKPSGCTKQFVHRSQNNV from the exons ATGACGATGAAAGTTTTGTATGTTATTCTCTTATTTTCTGGTTGTTTCGTTTATTCACAGTCCGCAGCCGCGGTGCCATGTAGTTATCCACCTCAACAGTGGTGTGAATCATTCTATATCGCTAATGAATGCAAG GTTGTAGACCAATGTCTTCAATGGCTTCAAAAACAGAATCCTATCGCAGAGGCTCCAGCGGTTAATTTAGAGCTTTACTACGAGTATCTGTGTCCAGGGTGTATGATGTTCTGGCAGAGTCAATTGTGGCCAACATGGAATAAAATCGGACATATAATGAATATTACACTGACTCCTTATGGGAACGCTAAT GAACAAAGAAACGGTGATAAATGGGTGTTTGAGTGTCAACATGGACCTCATGAATGTGAAGGCAACTTATATGAA ACTTGCGCTATCCATTTACTGAAAGACTTCCATGTTTATTTTCCGTTCCTGAATTGTCTAGAACAATACAACTTGGATCCGATGGAATCAGCTTTACAAAAA TGCACAAAACAATGGAAAGTAGATCTATCTGCGTTGAAAAAGTGCTACAACTCTGCATTAGGTAATATGCTCGAACACGAAATGGCGCTGAGGACACCTATCGACCATAAATATGTCCCGTGGATTGTCATCAATGGG gttCATACGGAAACTCAACAGCACAAAGCGGAAAGTGACTTATTGAACCTTATCTGTGATACATACACG gGACCAAAGCCTTCCGGTTGTACTAAACAATTCGTACACCGAagtcaaaataatgtttaa